The sequence GCCTAGTCATCGCCTTCAGGCGGATGTAAGGACCTTTCACCGTTGAAACACGAGGGACTGCCGGGGGATTCCAAGGGGGGTCATCAGGGTGTTCCGGGGGTGACTGCGAGGTGTCGGGTGGGGGCGCGGGGTGGGGTGGGCGGCGGGAGGCGCGGGGTGAGGCGGAAGGTGAGGGGATGAGGCTGGGGTTCGGTACGGCGGCGCGGACACGGAGGAGACGCTGCTGCCCCCACAGCTGGCGCGAACCTCGACGAGACGCCCCCCCGCGGGAGCGGACGCGGAGGAGACGCTGCTGCCCCTACAGCTGGCGCAGACGCAGAAGAGGTGCTGCGGTAACGGCGGCCCGGACGCGGCGGAGGGAGCGCGGCCTCATGGCTGGCGTGGATGCCGAGGAGGTGTCGCCGGGGCGGAAGGTGCGGACGCCGACGGTGGTGGGGCCCCGCGGGGGCCACCCGCGGTCGGCGACGAGAGCCGCACGGGTGGTGCGGGTGGGAAAAACGAAGCGGCCGAAGGCGAAGCCGAGGTCGCTCGGTCCGCCAACGGCCGCACCATGCTCAGATCTGGAGCAACGCCTCCAGCGGCGCCCCGCCCAGCGCCGGGTCAAGACGCCCGCGCCCACCCAGGAAGCCCAGCTCCATGAGAACCGCGAGCCCCGAAACCTCGGCACCGGCCCGCTGGATGAGCTGGATCGCGGCCTCGGCGGTGCCCCCCGTGGCGAGCACGTCGTCCACGATCAGCACCCGGTCCCCGGAGGACAGATCCTCCGCGTGCACCTCGATCTCCGCCGAGCCGTACTCCAGGTCGTACGCCTGCCGAAGCGTCGCCCCCGGCAGCTTGCCCGCCTTGCGGACCGGAATGAACCCGAGGCCCGCCCGGACCGCGACCGGCGCGCCCAGGATGAAGCCCCGGGCCTCCAGGCCGACGACCTTGGTCGCGCCGGAGTTCGCGGCGATCTCGGCCAGCGCGTCCGTGAGGGCCGTGAAGGCCGCCGGGTCCGCCAGCAGCGGAGTGATGTCCTTGAACATCACCCCCGGCTCCGGGTAATCGGCCACATCACGGATGCGGCTGAGCAGCAGTTCCTTGATCTCGGTCATCGCCGCTTCCCCGAGGGTCGGCCGCGGCCCCGGCTGCGGGACGCGGGCTGGTTGCGCGGACCCACCACGGCGGGAGCGGCGTCACTCGGATCGTCGCCCGCGGTGGTCCGTGCCTCCACCAGGTCCTCCCCGGCCGCGGCCTGCGCACGCTTGGCCAGGACCCGCTTCCTGAGCGCCTTCATCGCCGGCTCGCGCTCCTTGAGGTCGGCGACGAGCGGCGTGGCGATGAAGATCGAGGAGTACGCACCGGCGGCGAGGCCGACGAACAGCGACAGCGAGATGTCGTTCAGCGTGCCGGCCCCGAGGAAGCCACCGCCGATGAACAGCAAGCCCGCCACCGGCAGCAGGGCGACCACGGTGGTGTTGATCGAGCGGACCAGGGTGCCGTTGATCGACTGGTTGGCGATGTCGCTGTAGGTGAAGCGGGTCTGCTTGGTGATGTCCTTCGTCTGCTCCTTGAGGCTGTCGAAGACGACGACCGTGTCGTAGAGCGAGTAACCGAGGATCGTCAGCAGGCCGATGACCGTACCGGGCGTGACCTCGAAGCCGACGAGGGCGTAGATACCGGTCGTGATGGTGATGTCGTGGATCAGCGCGACGAGCGCCGCGATGGCCATGCGCCACTCGAAGGCGATCGCCAGGTAGATCACCACGAGCACCATGAAGATCGCCAGGCCCTCCCAGGCCTTGTTGGCGATCTGCTCGCCCCAGCTCGGGCCGACCAGGTCGGCGTTGAGCTTCTCCGGGTTGATGTTCAGATCCTTGGCCAGCGTCTGCCTGATCTGGTCGGACTTGTCGGTTTCGATGCCGGCGATCTGGATGCGCAGGCTGCCGTTGCCGAGCTTCTGCACGACCGCCTCGTGGCCCGAGGCGTCCTTGGCGTATCCCTCGGCCGTGGCCACGGAGGTGCTCATGTGCGTCGGGGTCGTGAAGACCGCTCCGCCCTGGAACTCGATGCCCCAGTTCAGGCCGCGCACCGCCAGGCCGAGGATGGCCGTGATGGTGATCAGGATCGAGACGCCGTACCAGATCTTGCGCTTGCCGACGAAGTCGTAGCTGATCTCACCACGGTGCAGTCGGGCGCCGAGGCTGCCGAGTTTCGACATCGCTCACGCTTCCTTCGGGTCGACAGAGCCGGCGGCGGGACCGGCGGGACGGCGGGTACGGCGCAGCGGCGGCTTGGCACCCAGGCTCTTCGGGTCGAGTCCGGACCACTTGTGGCCGTTCGCGAAGAACGCGCGGCGGGCGAGGAGCGTCATCAGCGGCTTGGTGAAGAAGAAGACGACGACCACGTCGAGCACGGTGGTCAGGCCGAGCGTGAACGCGAAGCCCTGCACCTTGCCGACGGTCACGATGAACAGCACGGCGGCGGCGAGGAACGACACGAAGTCGGAGACCAGGATGGTGCGCCGGGCACGCGGCCAGGCCCGCTCGACGGCGGGGCGCAGCGAGCGGCCCTCGCGGATCTCGTCCCTTATGCGCTCGAAGTACACGATGAACGAGTCCGCGGTGATACCGATGGCCACGATCGCACCGCAGACGGCCGGCAGGTTCAGCGCGAAGTGGATGGCCGGGCCGAGCAGCGACATGATCACGTAGGTGAGGATCGCGGAGACCAGCAGGGAGGCCATCGCGACGATCGACAGGCCGCGGTAGTAGGCGATCAGGTAGATCACGACCAGGGCGAGGCCGATCGCGCCGGCGAGCAGACCGGCGTGCAGCTGCTCACCGCCGAGCGCGGCGGTCACCGTGGTGACGGTGTCCTCCTTGAAGGACAGCGGCAGGGCACCGTACGACAGCATGTTGGCGAGGCTCTGCGCCTCCTGCTGGGTGAAGCGGCCGGAGATCTCCGCCTGGCCGCCGGTGATGGCGTTCTGCACGAACGGGCTGGAGACGACCTGGCCGTCGAGGACGATGCCGAACTCGTTCTGCGGGGTCTGGTTCTTGGCCAGCTGGCCGGTGATGTCCCCGAACTTCTTCGACCCGCTGGAGGTGAAGGTCATCTGGACCTGCCAGCCGGAGGCGCCCTGGGTGTCGAAGACCGCCTGGGCCTTCTTCACCTCGGTGCCGTCCACGGCGGCCGGGCCGAGGACGTACTTGTACCAGACCTTGTTGATCTCACCACAGGCCACGGTGGGCTCGCCGGGCTTGGCGTTGGTGCCGGCCTTGGCGCGCTGGTCGGGCTTGGTGCAGTTCAGGGCGGCGTACTGGGCCTGCAGCTTGCCGGCCTCGGCGCCGGCGCCGGAGGACGAGGCGGACGGGCTCGGGGAGGACGAGCCACTCGGGGAGGGGGAGCCGCTCGGCGAGCCGGAGGACGACGGCGTGGCGTCGGCCTTCAGACCGTCGGTGACGGCGCGGCCCTGCGAGGTGGCCGTGGCCGTCGGGGACGCGGAGGAGGACGAGGAGGCCTTCTGGTTGCCGGAGGCGCTGCTCGACGGGCTCGGCGAGCCGCTGCCGCTGGAGGA is a genomic window of Streptomyces griseochromogenes containing:
- the secF gene encoding protein translocase subunit SecF produces the protein MSKLGSLGARLHRGEISYDFVGKRKIWYGVSILITITAILGLAVRGLNWGIEFQGGAVFTTPTHMSTSVATAEGYAKDASGHEAVVQKLGNGSLRIQIAGIETDKSDQIRQTLAKDLNINPEKLNADLVGPSWGEQIANKAWEGLAIFMVLVVIYLAIAFEWRMAIAALVALIHDITITTGIYALVGFEVTPGTVIGLLTILGYSLYDTVVVFDSLKEQTKDITKQTRFTYSDIANQSINGTLVRSINTTVVALLPVAGLLFIGGGFLGAGTLNDISLSLFVGLAAGAYSSIFIATPLVADLKEREPAMKALRKRVLAKRAQAAAGEDLVEARTTAGDDPSDAAPAVVGPRNQPASRSRGRGRPSGKRR
- a CDS encoding adenine phosphoribosyltransferase → MTEIKELLLSRIRDVADYPEPGVMFKDITPLLADPAAFTALTDALAEIAANSGATKVVGLEARGFILGAPVAVRAGLGFIPVRKAGKLPGATLRQAYDLEYGSAEIEVHAEDLSSGDRVLIVDDVLATGGTAEAAIQLIQRAGAEVSGLAVLMELGFLGGRGRLDPALGGAPLEALLQI
- the secD gene encoding protein translocase subunit SecD, with the translated sequence MAAPKKGRSASAQSKPGRSLALILIAIVALAGGMFASGNTTPRLGIDLAGGTSITLKAKADQGSAINKANMDTAVDIMNRRVNGLGVSEAEVQTQGNDHIIVNIPKGTNSKEAQQQVGTTAKLYFRPVLASEPSGAAAPSPSPSASSSGSGSPSPSSSASGNQKASSSSSASPTATATSQGRAVTDGLKADATPSSSGSPSGSPSPSGSSSPSPSASSSGAGAEAGKLQAQYAALNCTKPDQRAKAGTNAKPGEPTVACGEINKVWYKYVLGPAAVDGTEVKKAQAVFDTQGASGWQVQMTFTSSGSKKFGDITGQLAKNQTPQNEFGIVLDGQVVSSPFVQNAITGGQAEISGRFTQQEAQSLANMLSYGALPLSFKEDTVTTVTAALGGEQLHAGLLAGAIGLALVVIYLIAYYRGLSIVAMASLLVSAILTYVIMSLLGPAIHFALNLPAVCGAIVAIGITADSFIVYFERIRDEIREGRSLRPAVERAWPRARRTILVSDFVSFLAAAVLFIVTVGKVQGFAFTLGLTTVLDVVVVFFFTKPLMTLLARRAFFANGHKWSGLDPKSLGAKPPLRRTRRPAGPAAGSVDPKEA